GATACGGAAAAAGCCAAGGAAATCATGCGTAGTGGTGCAGACGGCTATCTCTTAAAATCGATTGAATCACGCGAGCTAGCGGAAACAATTCGCCTCGTCCATCGCGGTGGTACGATGATTGCACAGGACCTATTTCATAAAATGCTGGATGGACAGCCAGTAAACGGACAGGAAGATTTGCTGGTTGCGCCGAAACAAAGCGAAAAAGACGAGAATGCTTATGGTTTAACGAAGCGGGAGCAGGAGATTTTGCAGATGCTCGCCCAAGGCATGCGTTATAAAACAATCGCTTCCAAGCTGTATTTGTCAGACGGGACCGTGCGTAACTATGCGTCTGCTCTGTATGACAAGCTCGGCGTGCGGAATCGGGATGACGCGGTACAAAAAGGGAAAATGGAAGGACTTGTGTGATATGTGTAGCCAGGGAGGTAGGTCCTGGCTTTTTTGCTTTTTCCTGTCCTAATAGATGGAGGGCCAATGCATTCTGCTAAAAATAGTAGGTTTATTGTAAATATTTCTTGTTCTGTTACTATGAAGTTTAGTGCAAAATATGGTAATTGGGAGACAGAGCAAAGAGATTATCGGGGAGATATTTGGTGGAGGACAACTATGAAACGATGGATGGCAGCATTGTTAAGCCTTGTGTTAATCCTGACGGCCCAATTTAATACGGTTCAAGCCAATGGGAATGACACAAGAGTTGATTACGAACAGCAATATACACGTATCGGGGAGGATTACCACATCCTTAACGATAATGTGCTACTGTCGAAAAAAGATGGAACCGTATGGACTTGGTACATCTATGGACATCCTCTTAGTTCTTCAGATCCATTCTATAAAGCCAAGAAGATGCAAATTCCGGGCTTGCAGAATGTGAAGGAGATGACAGTCAAAAGGAAGTCGGCCCGGGGAAACTATATTGTTAACTACGCGGCCCTAAAACAAGACGGAACGGTGTGGTATTGGGACGCCGACCCCGTCACCACTCTTGAAACGAGTACGGCTAGTGCTCCGAAGCAAATCAAAGATTTAAAAAATGTAACGTCACTAGTCGCGTATTATAACAATGCCTATAAGGTATTGTTCGTATTAAAATCAGACGGTTCCGTGTGGAGTTTGGGAAGTGAGATAGGTACCATGAAGGGTGTCTCACCCGTTCTAGTTCGAACAAAGCTGCTAGATGATGTCGTATCCATAAAAATGGCTAACGGCATCGTATTCGCTTCGAAAAAGGACGGTACGGTTTGGAGATGGAAGGCAAATTCGTATCTGCCGAATAACCGCTCGAAAAACACAAGTCCAGAGCAGATGAACGGGTTTGCTGATATCGTCAAGATAGAGCCGGGCATTTCTACCAGCTATGCCTATATGAAAGATGGCACAGTCTTGTCTTGGTCAACTGCTGACACGAAGAAATATCCCTTGTATTTACATGCAGCAAAAGACGCACGAACGATCGTGCAATTTGACTCCATGAGAGATCGGAATATCGATAAAACGTATGCCTTCCGAGAAGACGATCAGCTTTGGTCAGTGGACAACAACGATAAAGTTTTCCCAGAGTTTACGGACATCGCTTCTATATACCAAAATGACTATTCCCCACAAGTTAGGTATTACTATGTATTAAAAAAGGATCAGGCTTTGTGGGCTTGGGCAGATTCGATTGCCTTGCCGAAGCTAGTTGTTTTCATGGATGAAATAGTAGCGCGTAATCGTTCAGAGAAAGCAGACAAACCAGCAGCAGAACGCCCTGGGACAGCAGACAAACCAACGGGCAATCGCTCTGGAACAACTGCCCAGGCTGTGATACGAACTACGCAGGAAATGAGTCTCTATCCGTATGTCACGGTGCTGCAACCTGGCGACAAACAGTTCATTGCGGTAAATAATTTGCTTCCCGGGACAAAAATGACGTACACCATTGACGATCCGAGCATAGGAACCTTAGCGAATGTGAATGGTACACAGGTCGTAAAAGCGAACAAACCCGGGCAGACCATTGTGAGGGCAACTGCAAGCAGAGTTGGTTCTCCGGACGTGACTGCTTACTTTTTGTTGTACGTCGTCGACAGTAATAGGCTGTCCGAGACGTATTACACTGCCGTCCAGTCGGTTCCTGTCGCTGACAGACAGCGTCCGTTTATTGTGGAGGGACTGACCCAAGCAGGAGAGCTAGTGATTACAGCCGCAAGTAGCGAAAAGCCGGAGCTTGTTGACGGCCAACTCGTCATCACGCCTGAGTTGATTGACCGCGTAGCTGACAATGCGCGAAAGGCTAAGATTGCCGTGGAGCAGACGCTATCGGATAACAACATTGCCCTTGCTAGAGAGTTAGTCGTAAATGGGGAAATAGTAGCGTCTCTGCCTGAACAAAAAGGTTTTACAGTCAAACTGTATAAGGATAGCTTCACGAATCGTAAGGATGTCGACTATCTTACCGTTCATACGGGGGATGCGAAACTGACGTTTGACCTTGCGACCGTAAATCGCCTGTTCCATTCGCTCCCGGTTATCGTTATTCGCTTGGTCGAAAACAATAACGGCGGATATCGCGTACAATTTTTAGATGAGCAAGGGCAGGAGCTTTCGAACGTATCAAGCAACATCAGGCTCATTCTGCCTGCAAATCAGGCAGACGCGACATATACGAGCGTATTCTATACGAATGGGAAAGTAACGCAGCCTATCGGAGGAAAGTTCAATCCGTACAATAACGGCATGGAAGCTGAAATAAACCGTTCCGGAACCTATTTCGTGGACGATAACACAAAATCGTTCCCTGATCTTGACAATAAGGATCCTGAGTTACAGCAAGCCGTACAGTTTCTGGGATCGAAAGGAATCGTAACTGGGAAAGAAGATGGCAACTTTGAGCCCGATTCACCGCTTACCCGTGCAGAGTTCACAGCTATGCTTGTAAGAGCTTTTTACGCTTTGGACGAAACGGCGACGGAGAGCTTTTCAGACGTGAATCCGCCGCAATGGCATGTTCCATTTATCGCTTCATCCGAAAAAAAGGATATCGTCAAAGGTTATCCCGACGGCACATTTAGGCCGGATCATACCATATCCCGGGAAGAAATGGCTGCGATTGGTGCAAGATCATTACATGAAAAGAAAAATTATTACTACCCTTCGAATACGGAGGACTACTTGAGTCAATTCACAGACCAACACACGATTTCCGATTGGGCGAGACCAACGATGGCTTTGGCTGTGAAGCAGCGCTTGATCGATGTCCCTGCTGATAAACAGATTAGGGCCGGCGAGGCTGTTACTCGCGGGGAAGCTGCCCGAATGCTGTATCGACTATATTTACAGCTTTGATACTGTTAATAAAATGCGAAAGGCTTATTCCAACTTGAATGATGAGGGAGAATGAGCCTTTTTGCATGAGAATAGGTTCGGTATTTCACAAATCTAAAGAGTATCTTTTAAAAGAATTGGATCGTTTGAAAATGCAGCAACTAAAGGAAAAACTGTCGCTGGAACAATTCGATGATCTTATTTTCAAGCCAATCTCCCAAGAAATTTGACAGGTATTTTCAAAAAGTTGTATAGTAAACTACCAAATGTACCCAAAAGATACATTACAATTCTCCTATCAAAACTCCACGAGGAGGAACGACACGATGGAAATGTCTATCACAAGAGGTCTGTCAGAATTAAAATTACTCGATAAAAGAATCCAAAAAGGAATCAATGAAACGACTTTCATATCTTCGGCTATTGGACCGAAGCCAGTATCTGGCTATACTTCAACAGAGCTGTATGTGGAAACAACAGAGCGAAACTACCAATCCACCATTGATCTAATAAAAAGAAGACAAAAAATTAAGTCGCTAATCGTCGAATCCAACGCGAAGACAATGGTAACGATCAGCGGCAAGAGAATGACAGTAGCCGAAGCAATCGAGCGAAAAACCTCCATTCAATATGAGAAATCACTGCTGGAGAAAATGAGAAGAGATTACAACCACGCTGTCACGCAGGTTGAAGAGAAAAATGAAGAAGTACAGCTGCGATTAGAAAAGCTGCTCGAAGCGAACTTTGGCAAAGACTCCAAGGTGAAGGATACAGAAATGGAGGCGATCTCCAAACCGTTTAAAGAGCAAAATGAAGCGAAGCTCGTAGATCCATTGAAATTGAAAGAGAAAATGGATACGCTTAGTAAAGAAATTGACGAGTTTGAGTGTGAAGTCGATTTTATTTTAAGCGAATCCAATACGATTACCAAAATCCATCTTGTGGATTAACAGTGTAATTTGCTAATCATTTGAATAGCTGATAAACGAGAGTCCCTTGCCTAGTGGGTTAACTAGGCCATCCTATAATTATTTGGCGAATATGAGGATGAAAGCTCAAAGATGAGAGCTCAGCTTTCAAAACTTACGTATCAAAGCTCTTTAGGCTCAAAGCTTAGGACTTACGCTTTAAGACTCGATGAAATCTTGGGGCATTGGTCCATAAAAGTACACTCTCTGGACTTTTCAGCAACCACCAAGCTAAATGGTTAGCAACTAGCACTCATACAAAGTAGAGATATGTTGAGAAATGATTTTCAACGTACCTCTACTTTTTTATTTAAACGAAACGGTGAAGAAATAGAAAAGTTATGTCGATACAGGAAGAAAAGGAAATGAATTGAATTGAATTGAATGTGCCATACAAGAAAGTCAGGGAGTGAAGCAATGGAATTTGAGTTTCATGTTACCTTCAACGATCTCCAACTTGTTGAAAAGGAAGCTTTTATCGATCTTTGCCAATCGCAACAAGTGAAACCGGTCATGATCGTTTTGGATCAGGGAAATTACATCAATCAACCGATGATAACAGGAGTAATCAAGCGAGCAGATTTTCAGGAAGCGAATAAAGAGATGGAAAAGATTGCAGCTACGTTTCATAACAACGGTTTTACCATCGTCCGAAAAAAAGTAGAGATTTCACCAAAAGAAGAAACGTACTTTTACCAGCCCATCCTAAAAAACTCGAAGCCTTACTTCGAATGGCATGGCAAAGTACAGGTCGATGATGTCGCGGCGTTACGAAATTTATGTGAGGGTCATGGCGGACATATTTCGAGAAACTCTTTGAATGCGAATGGAAAAGTGAGATTTATCACCGTCCGAGAATATGAAAGCCCGAAACAGTTTTACGATCGAGTAGAAAAGATTCATACCATTTTGCAAGCAAATCAGATCGGGCTAATCAAAGAACAATACGAACTATGCATTTATGACAGCCGGGAAGAACTGGACAGCGGCTGGATTTCCTAATGAGTAGAGGGAGGATCATGATGATTACATACGACGATGTAGCAGAGTTGGAATATGAGGCGAGAGAGCTCATTGTTTTGGAAGCACTGTTGAGAAGAATTGCTCTTGTGAATATGCCCTTTGTTTTAAAAGGCAGCCTTCTAACCAGACAATATTTGGACAACCGAGAGATTCGGGACGCGGATGATATCGATTTATTGTATGCGGGGAAGATCAGGGACGTCGAACATGCCCACGAAGTATTTACACAATGGATGATCCAAGTAACCGAAATGGATCTGAACGACGGCGTGGTGTTTAGAAGTTTTCGAAAAAATGCATTTTGGAGATATATCGATTACGCAATGGCAGATGATTTTCCGACGATCAATACGGATATTGCCTATTATTTCACAGGTCAAACAAGGGAAGCGAATGAC
The window above is part of the Brevibacillus brevis NBRC 100599 genome. Proteins encoded here:
- a CDS encoding S-layer homology domain-containing protein encodes the protein MKRWMAALLSLVLILTAQFNTVQANGNDTRVDYEQQYTRIGEDYHILNDNVLLSKKDGTVWTWYIYGHPLSSSDPFYKAKKMQIPGLQNVKEMTVKRKSARGNYIVNYAALKQDGTVWYWDADPVTTLETSTASAPKQIKDLKNVTSLVAYYNNAYKVLFVLKSDGSVWSLGSEIGTMKGVSPVLVRTKLLDDVVSIKMANGIVFASKKDGTVWRWKANSYLPNNRSKNTSPEQMNGFADIVKIEPGISTSYAYMKDGTVLSWSTADTKKYPLYLHAAKDARTIVQFDSMRDRNIDKTYAFREDDQLWSVDNNDKVFPEFTDIASIYQNDYSPQVRYYYVLKKDQALWAWADSIALPKLVVFMDEIVARNRSEKADKPAAERPGTADKPTGNRSGTTAQAVIRTTQEMSLYPYVTVLQPGDKQFIAVNNLLPGTKMTYTIDDPSIGTLANVNGTQVVKANKPGQTIVRATASRVGSPDVTAYFLLYVVDSNRLSETYYTAVQSVPVADRQRPFIVEGLTQAGELVITAASSEKPELVDGQLVITPELIDRVADNARKAKIAVEQTLSDNNIALARELVVNGEIVASLPEQKGFTVKLYKDSFTNRKDVDYLTVHTGDAKLTFDLATVNRLFHSLPVIVIRLVENNNGGYRVQFLDEQGQELSNVSSNIRLILPANQADATYTSVFYTNGKVTQPIGGKFNPYNNGMEAEINRSGTYFVDDNTKSFPDLDNKDPELQQAVQFLGSKGIVTGKEDGNFEPDSPLTRAEFTAMLVRAFYALDETATESFSDVNPPQWHVPFIASSEKKDIVKGYPDGTFRPDHTISREEMAAIGARSLHEKKNYYYPSNTEDYLSQFTDQHTISDWARPTMALAVKQRLIDVPADKQIRAGEAVTRGEAARMLYRLYLQL